The Thiorhodovibrio frisius genome segment ACGCGTCGAGCGCAGCGGCTTTGTGTTTATCGGCCCCAAGCCAGAAACGATCCGCCTGATGGGCGATAAGGTCTCGGCCATCAAGGCGATGCAAGCCGCTGGGGTACCCTGCGTGCCGGGCTCCGACGGCCCACTCGGCGACGACCCCAATCGGCTGCTGGAGCTAGCCCATAACATCGGCTATCCGGTCATCATCAAGGCCGCTGGCGGCGGCGGTGGGCGCGGCATGCGTGTGGTGCATTCGGATGCCGCGCTGCTCAATGCCGTCTCCCTGACCAAGGCCGAGGCCGGGGCAGCCTTCGGCAACGACGTGGTCTACATGGAGAAGTACCTCGAGAACCCGCGCCACGTCGAGTTCCAGATGCTGGCCGACAACCACGGCCATGCTGTTCACTTGGGCGAGCGCGACTGCTCCATGCAGCGCCGTCACCAAAAGGTGGTCGAAGAAGCCCCGGCACCCGGCATCACCGCCGAACAGCGCCAGCGCATTGGTGATCGCTGCGCCGAGGCCTGCGTGCGCATTGGCTATCGCGGCCTTGGCACCTTCGAGTTTTTGTATCAGGACGGCGAGTTCTATTTCATCGAAATGAACACCCGCGTTCAGGTCGAACATCCAGTCACCGAGATGGTGACTGGCATTGATATCGTCAAAGCGCAGATCCTGGTCGCTTCCGGCGAGCCACTGCAATTCAAGCAGGACGACATCGAACTGCGCGGTCATGCCATCGAGTGCCGCATCAATGCCGAGCATCCGGAGACCTTCATGCCTAGCCCTGGGCGCATTGAGGACTTTCACGCCCCCGGTGGCCCCGGCATTCGCATGGATACCCATATTTACTCAGGCTACGTGGTGCCGCCCTACTACGACTCCATGATCGGCAAACTGATCGCCCATGGCGAGAATCGCGACTGCGCCATCGCGCGCATGAACAACGCGCTGCGCGAGACAGTGATCGAGGGCATTCAAACCAACATCCCGCTGCATCGCCAGATCATGAAAGACGCCGCCTTCCAGGCCGGCGGCGCCAATATTCATTATCTGGAGAAAAAGCTCGGGCTTTGAGCCACAAGCGCCCCAAACCGCCAGCTCCCTGAATCCATCATGCCCTGGTTGCAACTCGCCCTGATCAGCGCCCGCGAGCAGGTTCCGCTGATCGAAGCCGTGCTTGAGAATGCCGGCGCCCTGGCGGTGACCCTGGATGATCCCGAGGATTGCGGCCAGACGCCCACCCAAACCGACCTGAGCCTGCTCGAACCCGCACCGGGCGCCATGCCGCTATGGGCGTTGGTGCGACTCACCGCGCTCTTTGAAGACACGCCCGAGGCAGGCGAGCGCGCGCAGCAATGCGCCGCCCAATTGCAGGACGCACTGGCCGCACCCCCGCACCTGGAGCCCCTTGCCGATCAGGTCTGGGAGCGCGCCTGGCTCGCGCACTGGCAACCGCGTCGCTTCGGGCGCCGGCTGTGGGTTTGCCCGTGCGATCAGGATCCCGCGACCGATGCCGCCGCTGGCATCCAACCCGATGACGTCATTCTCGCGCTCGATCCGGGGCTCGCCTTCGGCACCGGCTCGCACCCCACCACCGCCCTGTGCCTGGAATGGCTGGACGGTCTGGATCTGACCGGCAAGACGCTGATCGACTACGGCTGCGGCTCCGGCATTCTGGCCATTGCCGCGCTCAAGCTTGGCGCGGCCCATGCCATTGCCATTGACCATGACCCACAGGCCCTGATCGCTACTGCGGCTAATGCCGCCAACAATGGCGTGGCCGCGCGCCTGAGCTGTCACAGCCCCGAGGACTTTGCCGCTAAAACCCGCCCCAGGCCGCAAGCGGATGTGCTGGTGGCCAACATTCTCGCCGGCATCCTGATCGAGCTCGCCCCCCAGCTGAGCCGGCTCTGCGCGCCCGGAGCCCAGGTGGCACTCTCCGGCATTCTCGACCCCCAGGTTCCGGCGGTGTGCGCGGCCTATGGCGCACATCTCGTCTTGTCTGAGCCTATCCTGCGCGACCAGTGGGCCCTGCTGAGCGGACATAGCGCCCAGACAGCTTGAAGGGTTCCCGTATCAATACGCAGCGCGACAGCAAGCGCGGACGTGCGGTGCAGTGCTTTGTGATGCAGCACCCAGCGCGCGTCGGCCGCTAGCTCTAAAATCAAACCCAGCCCAGACCCGAGTTCATCCCCGCCCATCCAAGCCGACCCTGCCGAGAACAACATGCCGAGAACAACATGCCGGAATCCGTCCCCATGTCCAGCGTTGCCAATCGGCTGAAATTGCCGCTGCGAATCGGCTCACTCGAACTCCCCTCGCGAGTATTCCTCGCGCCCATGGCCAGCATTACCGACCGGCCCTTCCGCCGCCTGTGTCGAGAATTCGGTGCCGGGCTTGCCTTCTCCGAGATGCTGAGCGCCAACCCGGCGCTGCGCCACACCCGCACCAGCGCTGAGCGCCTGGACCATCAAGGCGAGCCACGTCCCTTCGCGGTACAAATCGCCGGTGCTAACCCCGAGGACATGGCCGACTTTGCCCGCCATGCCGTCGATCAGGGCGCGGACCTGATCGACATCAACCTTGGTTGTCCAGCGAAAAAGGTCTGCCGCCAGGCAGCCGGTTCCGCACTGCTACGCGACGAGCCCCTGGTCGCACGCATCATGGAGCAAGTCGTGCGGGCGGTGAATGTTCCTGTCAGCGTCAAAACGCGCACCGGCTGGTCACCACAAGAAAAGAATCTCGCGCAAATTGCACAAATTGCACAAAACTCCGGAATCGCCATGTTAACAGTGCATGGACGTACGCGCGCTTGTGGTTACAACGGCCAAGCTGAGCATAACAGCTTGTCAGCGCTGCGCGAGCAGATCACCATTCCCCTTGTTGCTAATGGCGACATCGACACGGCAGAAACAGCACATAAAGTGCTTGAACAGACCGGTGCAGATGCTGTTATGATTGGTCGCGCAGCCTTGGGAAAGCCATGGATTTTTGCTCGCATCGAGCGCTTTCTGGCCACCGGCGAGCAGACCGGGCCACCTGACCCAGCAGTAAATCCGGAACGCAATCCGGACCAAATCCGCGACATTCTGCTTTCCCATCTGGCAGCCCTCCATGATTTCTATGGTGAAGCGCGCGGTCTGCGCGTTGCGCGCAAGCACATCATCTGGTACTGCCAGGATCTGCCCGGCTTTAAGCAGGCCAGCGGGGCACTTTTAATGGCCACATCAGCCGCAATCCAGCACCGCTTGGTGCAAAGTTATTTTGCCAATCTGATGACAGGGGAGACTGACACATGAGGATCGACGCGGCTTTAATTGCCGAGCCAGATGCCTGCCAAAATGTCCGTTGCCAGCATCGCCCATCCTTCCCCATCAGCCAGTCGGCAGAAGACAACGGCATCCCCCTGCACGATTGCGTGCGCACGGCCTTGCAATCCTATCTTGCACGCATGGGCGATCATCAGATAGACAACCTGTATCGGTTCGTCCTCGATGAGGTCGAGCGACCACTGATCGAGAGTGTTCTCCATCACGCCAGTGGCAATCAGACGCTTGCCGCCCGCATCCTTGGCGTCAGCCGGGGAACGCTGCGCAAGAAGGTCTCGCAGTATGGGTTGATGTCGGCCAACGACCCCAGCAACGCCTAAGTAGCAACGCCTAAGTAGCATCGCCTAAGCAGCAGCTCCTAAATAGCCCCTCACCTAACCAGCAATCCTGAATCATTGCACCACCACGCCCCAGCTGACCCCATGCAACCCATTCGCCGCGCCCTGATCAGTGTCTCCGACAAATCCGGCCTACCGGAACTCGCCGCCGCCCTCGCCCACCACGGGGTCGAGATCCTTTCCACTGGAGGCACGGCTGCGCTGTTACGCAAAGCGGGCCTCAAAGTCACCGAGGTCGCCGAGCACACCGGCTTTCCCGAAATGATGGACGGGCGCGTCAAGACCCTGCACCCGAAAATTCACGGCGGCATTCTCGGGCGCCGCGGTCAGGATGAGGCGGTAATGCAAGCCCATGGCATCGACCCCATCGATCTGGTGGTGGTCAATCTCTATCCCTTCGAGCAGACAACCGCCGATCCCAACTGCCCGCTTGAGGAGGCGATTGAACAAATCGACATCGGCGGGCCAACCCTGATCCGCGCGGCAGCGAAGAATCATGCCGCAGTCGCAGTGCTGGTTGAGCCGGGCGATTATCCGCGCCTGACCGCCGAGCTTGAGGCGCATCAGGGCAGCATCAGTGCGGCGCTGCGCTTCGATCTCGCGACACGCGCCTTCGAGCACACTGCCCGTTATGACGCGGCCATCGCCAATGAGTTGGGCCGCCGGCTGGAACTGGCAAGCGCCTCGCCCGATGACAAACCCGATGACAAACAGGAACACCCCTTCGCGCGCACCCTGAGCTTTCAGGTGCGCCGCCAGCAAGCCCTGCGTTATGGCGAGAATCCGCATCAGCAGGCGGCCTTTTATGTCGAGCCCAGGATCCAGGACGGCAGCATCGCCAGCGCCCGCCAGCACCAGGGCAAGGAGTTGTCGTACAACAACATCGCCGACACCGACGCGGCACTCGAATGCGTCAAGCAATTCAACGATGTCCCCACCTGCGTGATCGTCAAGCACGCCAACCCCTGCGGCGTGGCCGAGGGCGAGAGCCTGCTGAAAGCCTATGATCGCGCCTTCAGCACCGACCCGGAATCGGCCTTTGGCGGCATTATCGCGTTCAATCAGGAGTTGGACGCCGCCACTGTGAGCGCTGTGGTCGAGCGCCAATTTGTCGAGGTGATGATCGCCCCCAAAATCAGCCCTGAGGCACTGGAAGCGGCCAAGACCAAAAAAAATCTGCGCCTGCTAAGCTGCGGCGACTGGACGGTCGCCGGCCCCACCACCACCCTTGACTTCAAGCGCGTGACCGGCGGGCTGCTTGTGCAGAGCACTGATCGGCTCATCGCCGCCGAACTGCGCCAGGTGAGCGCCCGCGCGCCCACTCAGGCGGAAATGGCTGATCTGCTGTTTAGCTGGCGGGTGGCAAAGTTCGTCAAATCCAACGCCATTGTCTACGCGCGCGCGCGCATGACCATTGGCGTCGGTGCCGGCCAGATGAGCCGGGTGAACTCGGCACGCATTGCGGCCATCAAGGCCGAGCAGGCAGGGCTCGCGGTTAAGGGCGCGGTCATGGCCTCAGATGCGTTCTTTCCTTTCCGCGATGGGCTCGATCAGGCCGCAGAAGTCGGCATCACGGCGGTGATTCAACCCGGCGGCTCGATGCGGGACCAGGAAGTCATAGCCGCCGCTGATGAGCATGGCATCGCGATGATCTTCACCGGCACTCGGCATTTCCGCCATTGATCGCATAACACATTGACTCGCCTCGGCTGAATCGCACCATCGCCGGCCATGAGCATCCACCCCACTGCCATTATCGCCGCCGACGCGGAGATTCACCCGAGCGTCACCATCGGTCCCTATTCCATCATCGAGGCCGGCGTGCAGCTCGGCGAGGGCTGCGTGATCGACAGCCATGTGCTCATTTCCGGTGCGGCCCAACTCGGCCCCGGCAATCGCGTCTGCCACGGCGCCACCCTGGGCACGGAGCCGCAGGATATCGGCTTCAGGCCGGAGCACTCAAAGCCACTCATCATAGGCGCGCATAACCATTTCAAGGAGTGCGTCAATATCAGTCGTGGCATCAAGACCGATGCCGGCACCCGCATTGGCGATCACAACTATCTGATGGCCTTCTCGCACATCGGCCATGACTGCCTGGTTGGCAACCACAACACCCTGGCCAACACCGCCACCCTTGCCGGTCATGTCTCCTTGGGCGATGGTAACTTTCTCGCCGGCCATGTTGCTGTGCATCAGTTTTGCCGCATCGGCGACCTGTGCATGATCGGCGGCATCACCGGCGTTGCACAGGACATCCCGCCTTTCGCACTGGCCAACGGGCAGCGCGCGCGGATTCTTGGGCTCAATACCGTCGGCCTGCGCCGGGCTGGTTTCGACTCCAAGGCGCGCGGGCACATCAAGGCGGTGTATCGGCTGCTGTTCCGCTCCGGCCTGCGCTTGAGCCAGGCCATGGAGGAGGCCGCAGCCGCCTATCCAGGCGCGGAAACCGAGCGCATCCTCGCTTTCATCCGCGCTGGCGACTCAGGCCGCGGCATCGCCGCCTTCGGCGGAGAGCGAAAACCCTAACCTGAAGCAACCGCTTCGTCCTCCGGGCTGGTGACTCACTCTGAGCACCAGCTTGCAGGTTTCCACCAACCCCTAGTCAGTCTTCACTACCCACGATTCCCGAAACACCATGAATCTGCTCATCATCGGCGGCGGCGGGCGCGAACATGCCCTCGCCTGGAAAGTCCGGCAATCGCCCCTAGCCGATCAGGTCTGGGTCGCACCCGGCAATGGCGGCACAGCGCGCGAGCCCGGCATCGAGAATGTCGACATCGACGCCGAGGACATCCCGCGTCTGATCACCTTTGCGCGCGACCATGGCGTCGAGCTGACCATCGTCGGCCCGGAAGCACCTCTGGTGGCCGGCGTGGTCGATGCCTTCGCGGCGGCCGGGCTGCGCTGTTTCGGCCCCACGGCGGCGGCGGCACAGCTCGAAGGTTCAAAGCAGTTCACCAAAGACTTTCTCGCCCGCCATAACATCCCGACGGCCAACTACCAAAGCTTTAGTGATCAGGCGAGTGCGTTTAAATACCTGGAGGCCATCGCCAATGGCGCAGGCAGTCGTTCACCCTTTCCCTTGGTCATCAAAGCCGACGGACTCGCCGCCGGCAAAGGTGTGGTGATCGCCGAGACTCTGGACAGCGCGCGCGCGACCGTTCAGGCCATGCTCAGCGACGGCCAGTTCGGCGCCGCCGGTCAGCGGGTGGTGATTGAGGAGTTTCTCACCGGTGAGGAGGCCAGCTTCATCGCCCTGGTCGATGGCGAAACCATTGTGCCGCTGGCCAGCTCCCAGGACCACAAGGCGCGCGATGACGGTGATCGCGGCCCCAACACCGGCGGCATGGGTGCCTACTCCCCCGCCCCAGTGGTCACCGCCGAGTTGCACGAGCGCATCATGGCCGAGGTGATGCGCCCGAGCGTGCGCGGCCTGGCGGTCGAGGGCTTGTATTACCGGGGCTTTTTATACGCCGGGCTAATGATCGGCGAGGATGGCGTGCCTCGGGTGCTGGAATTCAACTGCCGCTTGGGCGACCCCGAGGCCCAGCCGCTTTTAATGCGCCTGCAAAGCGATCTGGTGCAGCTCTGCCTGGATGCCTGCGACGGACACCTAGACGAGAACCAACTCGCCTGGGACCCGCGCGTCGCTCTGGGCGTGGTGATGGCCGCTGCGGGCTATCCTGATTCGCCACGCAAGGGCGACGAGATTCAGGGACTGGAAACTGCGGATACCGCCGAGTGCAAGGTCTTCCATGCCGGCACCCGAGTGCAAAAGGGAAAAACCCTCACCAGCGGCGGGCGCGTGCTCTGCGTCACCGCGCTTGGCCCTGATATCGCCAAAGCTCAGGAGCTTGCCTATGCTGGTGTCGCGCGCATCCAGTTTCATGGCGGATTCTACCGCCGCGATATCGGCCATCGCGCGCTTGGGCGCTAACGCTCGCTCAAAATCCGCGGGGCCTGATGGGGACATGCAACAAGCCCGGCTCAGTCGCCCACCAAACGCCGATAGAGCGATCTTGGCTCCAGAAAGCTGAATTCATAGCGCCCGAAAGCCAGCAGCCAACCGTCGTGAAGCTCCTTGAACTGCTCGCCGAGCGGCTCGCCATTGAGCCGGGTGCCATTCTTGGAGCCGCAATCGCGCATGAAATACCCTTGCGCGCGAATCTCAATCAGTGCGTGCTTCTTGGAAATGGCCAAGTCAGGAATCACCAGATCATTCCCACTGATGCGCCCAATCGCGAAAATGTTCTCGGCCCGAATGGCATCCGGGGCCTTGATCAGAGGGTAGACGGCATGCTTGAGCACATCGGATAAGGATGC includes the following:
- the dusB gene encoding tRNA dihydrouridine synthase DusB → MPESVPMSSVANRLKLPLRIGSLELPSRVFLAPMASITDRPFRRLCREFGAGLAFSEMLSANPALRHTRTSAERLDHQGEPRPFAVQIAGANPEDMADFARHAVDQGADLIDINLGCPAKKVCRQAAGSALLRDEPLVARIMEQVVRAVNVPVSVKTRTGWSPQEKNLAQIAQIAQNSGIAMLTVHGRTRACGYNGQAEHNSLSALREQITIPLVANGDIDTAETAHKVLEQTGADAVMIGRAALGKPWIFARIERFLATGEQTGPPDPAVNPERNPDQIRDILLSHLAALHDFYGEARGLRVARKHIIWYCQDLPGFKQASGALLMATSAAIQHRLVQSYFANLMTGETDT
- the purH gene encoding bifunctional phosphoribosylaminoimidazolecarboxamide formyltransferase/IMP cyclohydrolase; protein product: MQPIRRALISVSDKSGLPELAAALAHHGVEILSTGGTAALLRKAGLKVTEVAEHTGFPEMMDGRVKTLHPKIHGGILGRRGQDEAVMQAHGIDPIDLVVVNLYPFEQTTADPNCPLEEAIEQIDIGGPTLIRAAAKNHAAVAVLVEPGDYPRLTAELEAHQGSISAALRFDLATRAFEHTARYDAAIANELGRRLELASASPDDKPDDKQEHPFARTLSFQVRRQQALRYGENPHQQAAFYVEPRIQDGSIASARQHQGKELSYNNIADTDAALECVKQFNDVPTCVIVKHANPCGVAEGESLLKAYDRAFSTDPESAFGGIIAFNQELDAATVSAVVERQFVEVMIAPKISPEALEAAKTKKNLRLLSCGDWTVAGPTTTLDFKRVTGGLLVQSTDRLIAAELRQVSARAPTQAEMADLLFSWRVAKFVKSNAIVYARARMTIGVGAGQMSRVNSARIAAIKAEQAGLAVKGAVMASDAFFPFRDGLDQAAEVGITAVIQPGGSMRDQEVIAAADEHGIAMIFTGTRHFRH
- a CDS encoding helix-turn-helix domain-containing protein; the encoded protein is MRIDAALIAEPDACQNVRCQHRPSFPISQSAEDNGIPLHDCVRTALQSYLARMGDHQIDNLYRFVLDEVERPLIESVLHHASGNQTLAARILGVSRGTLRKKVSQYGLMSANDPSNA
- the purD gene encoding phosphoribosylamine--glycine ligase; amino-acid sequence: MNLLIIGGGGREHALAWKVRQSPLADQVWVAPGNGGTAREPGIENVDIDAEDIPRLITFARDHGVELTIVGPEAPLVAGVVDAFAAAGLRCFGPTAAAAQLEGSKQFTKDFLARHNIPTANYQSFSDQASAFKYLEAIANGAGSRSPFPLVIKADGLAAGKGVVIAETLDSARATVQAMLSDGQFGAAGQRVVIEEFLTGEEASFIALVDGETIVPLASSQDHKARDDGDRGPNTGGMGAYSPAPVVTAELHERIMAEVMRPSVRGLAVEGLYYRGFLYAGLMIGEDGVPRVLEFNCRLGDPEAQPLLMRLQSDLVQLCLDACDGHLDENQLAWDPRVALGVVMAAAGYPDSPRKGDEIQGLETADTAECKVFHAGTRVQKGKTLTSGGRVLCVTALGPDIAKAQELAYAGVARIQFHGGFYRRDIGHRALGR
- a CDS encoding FHA domain-containing protein yields the protein MTGVIEALLTPSGRVNLTSLARFAKSCDSRDFTRFIKRPVLAGSSVREGMVVDPQDKKARDPNATLVCQMTASSGEASLSDVLKHAVYPLIKAPDAIRAENIFAIGRISGNDLVIPDLAISKKHALIEIRAQGYFMRDCGSKNGTRLNGEPLGEQFKELHDGWLLAFGRYEFSFLEPRSLYRRLVGD
- the prmA gene encoding 50S ribosomal protein L11 methyltransferase, with product MPWLQLALISAREQVPLIEAVLENAGALAVTLDDPEDCGQTPTQTDLSLLEPAPGAMPLWALVRLTALFEDTPEAGERAQQCAAQLQDALAAPPHLEPLADQVWERAWLAHWQPRRFGRRLWVCPCDQDPATDAAAGIQPDDVILALDPGLAFGTGSHPTTALCLEWLDGLDLTGKTLIDYGCGSGILAIAALKLGAAHAIAIDHDPQALIATAANAANNGVAARLSCHSPEDFAAKTRPRPQADVLVANILAGILIELAPQLSRLCAPGAQVALSGILDPQVPAVCAAYGAHLVLSEPILRDQWALLSGHSAQTA
- the accC gene encoding acetyl-CoA carboxylase biotin carboxylase subunit, producing the protein MIEKVLIANRGEIALRIQRACRELGIKTVAVHSDADRDLKHVLLADESVCIGPAPSRDSYLHIPSIISAAEVTDTVAIHPGYGFLSENADFAERVERSGFVFIGPKPETIRLMGDKVSAIKAMQAAGVPCVPGSDGPLGDDPNRLLELAHNIGYPVIIKAAGGGGGRGMRVVHSDAALLNAVSLTKAEAGAAFGNDVVYMEKYLENPRHVEFQMLADNHGHAVHLGERDCSMQRRHQKVVEEAPAPGITAEQRQRIGDRCAEACVRIGYRGLGTFEFLYQDGEFYFIEMNTRVQVEHPVTEMVTGIDIVKAQILVASGEPLQFKQDDIELRGHAIECRINAEHPETFMPSPGRIEDFHAPGGPGIRMDTHIYSGYVVPPYYDSMIGKLIAHGENRDCAIARMNNALRETVIEGIQTNIPLHRQIMKDAAFQAGGANIHYLEKKLGL
- the lpxA gene encoding acyl-ACP--UDP-N-acetylglucosamine O-acyltransferase, with translation MSIHPTAIIAADAEIHPSVTIGPYSIIEAGVQLGEGCVIDSHVLISGAAQLGPGNRVCHGATLGTEPQDIGFRPEHSKPLIIGAHNHFKECVNISRGIKTDAGTRIGDHNYLMAFSHIGHDCLVGNHNTLANTATLAGHVSLGDGNFLAGHVAVHQFCRIGDLCMIGGITGVAQDIPPFALANGQRARILGLNTVGLRRAGFDSKARGHIKAVYRLLFRSGLRLSQAMEEAAAAYPGAETERILAFIRAGDSGRGIAAFGGERKP